A part of Aegilops tauschii subsp. strangulata cultivar AL8/78 chromosome 2, Aet v6.0, whole genome shotgun sequence genomic DNA contains:
- the LOC141041528 gene encoding putative serpin-Z8, which produces MACPLKPGFRRAVVDGAYGAEASTVDFRGDPEGSRQLINAWAARATNDLIDSVLGKGSVSPLTRVVLGNAVYFKGKWEKPFEKRHIADAPFRRAGGPVDVPFMQSWKMQFVAVHAGFKVLKLKYEMGDARARPPLHPRDDASTQDRRTEIFHRDPTKPAPFFPNRAPLGHPDRFSHAARQPNASSRLAGLPSSSSSPTQFSMCIFLPDADDGLRSLLDAIASRPGFLHEHLPTQKVDVGEFRVPKFKLSFHDSIVGVLNKLGLGLPFSEAPDLSDMTEDDRSGLPLVLSEVVHKAVIEVNEEGTEAAAVTMCQMFIGCAARLRLPPPVDFVADHPFAYFIVEEGTGAVVFAGHVLDPSTQ; this is translated from the coding sequence ATGGCGTGCCCGCTCAAGCCCGGGTTCCGCAGGGCCGTCGTGGACGGCGCGTACGGTGCCGAGGCCTCCACCGTGGACTTCCGCGGCGACCCCGAGGGTTCGCGCCAGCTGATCAACGCGTGGGCGGCGCGCGCCACCAACGACCTGATCGACTCCGTCCTCGGCAAGGGTTCGGTGAGCCCGCTCACTCGCGTCGTGCTCGGTAACGCCGTCTACTTCAAGGGCAAGTGGGAGAAGCCCTTTGAAAAGAGGCACATCGCCGACGCGCCGTTCCGCCGGGCCGGCGGCCCCGTCGACGTGCCCTTCATGCAGAGCTGGAAGATGCAGTTCGTGGCTGTGCACGCCGGGTTCAAGGTGCTCAAGCTTAAGTACGAGATGGGGGACGCGCGTGCGCGCCCGCCGCTCCATCCCAGAGACGACGCGAGCACGCAAGACAGACGCACCGAAATCTTTCACCGTGATCCCACGAAGCCCGCCCCGTTCTTCCCTAACCGTGCCCCGCTTGGCCATCCTGATCGATTCTCTCATGCTGCTCGCCAGCCCAACGCATCTTCCCGTCTCGCCGGCTTGCCCAGCTCCAGCTCTAGCCCCACACAGTTCTCCATGTGCATCTTCCTCCCGGACGCCGACGACGGCCTGCGCAGCCTTCTCGACGCGATTGCTTCCCGGCCGGGCTTCTTGCACGAGCACCTGCCTACTCAGAAGGTGGACGTCGGTGAGTTCCGGGTGCCCAAGTTCAAGCTCTCCTTCCATGACAGCATCGTCGGCGTCCTCAACAAGCTGGGCCTCGGCCTGCCGTTCAGCGAGGCGCCCGACCTGTCCGACATGACGGAGGACGACCGCTCGGGCCTCCCGCTGGTCCTGAGCGAGGTCGTCCACAAAGCGGTCATCGAGGTGAACGAGGAAGGCACCGAGGCCGCGGCCGTAACCATGTGTCAGATGTTCATTGGGTGCGCGGCCAGGCTGAGGCTGCCGCCACCGGTGGATTTCGTCGCCGATCATCCGTTCGCCTACTTCATTGTGGAGGAAGGGACCGGCGCCGTCGTCTTCGCCGGCCATGTCCTAGACCCCTCGACACAATAA
- the LOC109746398 gene encoding serpin-Z2A-like has protein sequence MDFQGAGPTRRHQPQPAGGDSGSEGLAALSAGLARALADKHANNNLVFSPLSIYTALALVAAGARGATLDEILRFLGAPSRGKLDAFVDRSGSGGPRVAFACGVWSDMAKSLIKEYSLQRTLHLSRS, from the exons ATGGACTTCCAAGGAGCCGGGCCGACGAGGAGGCATCAGCCGCAGCCTGCCGGCGGCGACTCCGGCTCCGAGGGGCTGGCGGCGCTATCCGCCGGCCTCGCGCGGGCCCTGGCCGACAAGCACGCAAACAACAACCTGGTCTTCTCGCCACTGTCCATCTACACCGCGCTAGCGCTCGTTGCGGCCGGCGCCCGCGGTGCCACCCTGGACGAGATCCTCCGCTTCCTTGGCGCGCCGTCCCGTGGCAAGCTCGACGCGTTCGTC GACCGGTCGGGCTCCGGCGGCCCGCGCGTGGCGTTCGCGTGCGGCGTCTGGAGCGACAtggcgaaatcactaattaaggagtactcgttgcaaagaacactccatCTTTCCAGGTCATGA
- the LOC109746392 gene encoding probable galacturonosyltransferase 7 codes for MKATPPQRRRGPRLVLLALVLCSLLVPLAFIFDRAPTGYVTTDERRRQEVVFHSFDPVEPIGGGGGGGAVDPVPVKVPVQDAPKKISNGSSGVPPPQHKQIDRPPLAVSVKPKVLPVQRTEPPKAVKGSTQRTIEVSKDIKKQKKDLKPDEVENLKACQLEFGSYCLWSTEHKVIMKDSVVKRLKDQLFVARSYYPSIAKLQGQEALTQEMKQNIQDHERVLSASSVDADLPSFINKKIEQMEHTIAKAKSCTVECHNVVRKLRQILDMTDDEAHFHMKQSAFLYNLGSQTLPKTHHCFSMRLTLEYFKSPSLDSDVYPARKFNTPNHRHYVILSKNVLAASVVINSTVINSKEPANNVFHILTDAQNFYGMKYWFARNSYKKAPIHVVNYEEMILDKLPKFSTRELYLSEEFRVLIRSTERPTEQTRIEYLSLFSHSHFFIPEIFKDLKKVVVLDDDVVVQRDLSFLWKLDMGDKVNGAVEFCGVRLGQMRNLLGKTKYDPKSCAWMSGVNVINLDNWRRHKVTENYLLLLKQVKKKDEVSLREAAFSLSLLSFQNLIYPLDGRSTLSGLGYDYGIDPEVAQSSAALHYDGNMKPWLELGILDYKNYWRRFLTREDRFMDECNVNP; via the exons GCTACGTGACCACGGACGAGCGGCGCCGACAG GAGGTCGTCTTTCATTCATTCGATCCCGTGGAGCCgattggtggcggtggtggcggtggcgctGTCGATCCAGTCCCTGTCAAAGTACCGGTACAG GATGCACCCAAGAAGATCTCGAATGGCAGCAGTGGGGTGCCGCCGCCGCAGCATAAGCAAATTGATCGCCCCCCTTTGGCTGTTAGTGTTAAACCAAAAG TTCTTCCGGTACAAAGAACTGAACCGCCAAAGGCTGTGAAGGGATCAACTCAAAGAACAATT GAAGTTAGCAAGGACAtaaagaaacaaaagaaagacCTGAAACCAGATGAAGTGGAAAATTTAAAGGCTTGTCAGCTTGAATTTGGGAGCTACTGCCTCTGGTCAACAGAACACAAAGTAATTATGAAGGATTCAGTAGTGAAAAGGCTAAAAGACCAACTATTCGTTGCCCGCTCATACTATCCAAGCATTGCCAAACTTCAAGGTCAGGAGGCACTTACTCAGGAAATGAAGCAAAATATACAAGACCATGAGAGGGTTCTCAGTGCATCTTCTGTTGATGCTGATCTACCATCCTT TATCAACAAGAAGATAGAGCAGATGGAGCACACAATAGCAAAAGCGAAATCATGCACTGTGGAATGCCACAATGTTGTCAGGAAGCTTCGGCAGATACTTGATATGACCGATGATGAAGCTCATTTTCATATGAAGCAGAGTGCATTCCTCTACAATCTTGGTTCTCAGACATTGCCAAAAACTCACCACTGTTTCTCTATGAGGTTGACATTGGAATATTTCAAATCCCCTTCATTGGATTCTGATGTTTATCCGGCTCGCAAGTTCAATACCCCAAACCACAGGCACTATGTTATACTATCTAAGAATGTCCTTGCAGCTTCTGTTGTCATCAACTCAACAGTTATCAATTCTAAG GAGCCAGCAAACAATGTTTTTCATATCCTAACTGATGCTCAAAACTTCTATGGCATGAAATACTGGTTTGCCAGAAATTCATACAAAAAGGCACCTATCCATGTCGTAAACTATGAAGAAATGATTTTAGACAAGCTACCAAAGTTTAGTACGCGGGAGCTGTATTTGTCTGAGGAGTTTCGTGTTCTCATCAGGAGCACCGAGCGGCCCACTGAGCAGACAAGAATAGAGTACTTGTCATTGTTCAGCCATTCACATTTCTTTATTCCTGAAATATTCAAGGATCTAAAAAAGGTGGTCGTATTGGATGATGATGTTGTTGTTCAACGTGATCTGTCTTTCTTGTGGAAACTTGATATGGGGGACAAGGTAAATGGTGCTGTCGAATTTTGTGGTGTAAGACTGGGTCAAATGAGAAATCTCCTGGGTAAGACAAAGTATGATCCTAAATCATGTGCATGGATGTCTGGGGTGAATGTGATCAATTTGGATAATTGGAGGAGGCATAAAGTAACAGAGAATTACCTGCTGCTCTTAAAACAG GTCAAGAAAAAAGACGAGGTATCTCTGAGAGAAGCTGCCTTTTCTTTAAGCCTGTTGTCTTTTCAAAATCTCATCTACCCCCTCGATGGGAGGTCGACTCTGTCTGGACTTGGATATGATTATGGAATTGATCCGGAGGTTGCACAGAGCTCTGCAGCTTTGCACTACGATGGCAATATGAAGCCTTGGCTCGAGTTAGGCATACTGGACTACAAGAATTACTGGCGGAGGTTCCTCACTCGAGAAGATCGATTCATGGATGAGTGCAATGTAAATCCGTAG